The genomic interval AAAAATCAATCACTGCAGGAGTTGATCAGTTCCCAGAATAAATTGCTGGGTGAAAAGGAATGGCTGGTGAAAGAGATCCATCACCGTGTTAAAAATAATCTTCAGATCGTTATGAGCCTGCTGAATACGCAGGCTGCCTTTCTTGATGATAAAGATGCGCTGAATGCTATCAGGGAAAGCCGCTACCGGATGCAGGCCATATCCCTTATCCATCAGAAGCTTTACCAGTCAGACAATGTGGCACTGATAGATATGAGCACGTATATTAACGAGCTCGTAGTATTTCTGAAAGATGGTTTCTCTGATGTTAACAGAATAAAATTTGATCTTCAGATTGCACCGGTGAAGCTTGATGTATCACAGTCGGTACCGGTAGGCCTGATCCTGAATGAAGCAATTACCAATGCTATCAAGTATGCGTTCACAGGTAACGGCACTATTATCGTTTCCCTGCAACCTACAGGTAACGACGTCCTGACGCTTGTGATTGCCGACAACGGGAAGGGCTTCCCGGATGGCGAAATACCTACCCAAAAAGATTCTATGGGCATGATGCTGATGCATACGCTGGCGGAACAACTGGATGGATGTCTGGATATTAAAAGCTGTAGCGGGGTTACTATCACTGTCAGATTTAAATACCAGGAGAAAGAAACTATTGATAAACCGGTGCAGCTTGAGGAGAATGTTGCGGATTATATGTGAATATAACCTCTGAAGGAATCCTCCGGTTTTATACATGTATTATCGGGTGTGATCAGCCCCGGTCGGCAGAAGATAATGCCAGCGCATCGCCGGGATGATGGACCTGTATGTCATTATACCGGTATTTTTATTTTTTCACGCTGGGCATTTCCCCAGTCGGCCAGAGATTGAACAATAGGAAGCAGGGTTTTTCCCTCTTCGCTCAGTGCATATTCCACCCGCGGAGGTACTTCCGGAAATGCAAAGCGTTCCACGAAACCATATTTCTCCAGTTCTTTCAATTGCTGCACCAGCATGCGCTCGGAAATATTTGGAATGAGTGCTTTTAGCTGACTATAACGCACCCTGTTGTGGCCCAGATGCCAGATAATGCCTGGTTTCCACCGGCCTCCCAGTATCCGCACTGCGATAGCCATTCCACATGTTTCATACAGCTCTTTCGCATTGAGTGTATTGGTCGAGGTCTCTTTTCTCATTTCTAACATGTTTGTCAGTAATTAACAATTTCAAACCAGCATGTCAAAGATAGTTATAATGTATGCGACGTGTTCAATTCTTACTGTTTAGTAAGTAATTAACAATTTCCCGCGTACTTATCCGGGGCCTCAGGCTGATCTATGTTTGCGCCTCAATAAATCAATCGGGATATTATGGAAACAAGGAACATTGCCTTGATTACAGGCGTAGGCAGAAAAGAAGGCCTGGGATATGAAACGGCCAGGCAATTGGCGAGGCTGGGGTATAAGGTGGTCATCACCGCAAGGGATCACCGGAAAGCTGAACAGCTTGCGGCGATGATGTTGCATGAGCACCTGGATGCTATCGCAATGGAACTGGATACCACTGATGCAGACAGCGTCAACCGCTGTGAACGACAGGTTACAGAACGATTCGGCCGCCTGGATGTACTGATCAACAATGCGGGTGTTATGACAGATTTGACATCTACAATCGCTACCGCTAACCTGGAGCTTGTAAAATCATGCTTTGACAGCAATGTGTTTGGACCCTGGCAGGTGACACAGGCATTCCTGCCATTGCTCAGGAGGAGCGCTCAGCCACGTATCGTGAATGTAACCAGTGGTATGGGCTCTTATGACGATCCTGATTTTGGCCTGCATCATTTCCCAGGAGCGCTGTCAACATATGCACTGACGAAACTTACGTTCAATGCACTGACAGTAAAAGCTGCAAAAGAATTGAAAGATGAACGGATATTGGTGAATGCAGTATGTCCTGGTTTTACCGCTACCTATGAAGGATTAAAAGAGCAGGGCGCAAGACCGGTAGAAGATGGTGCGAAAAGCATTGTGTGGGCTGCTACGTTAGCGGCAGATGGGCCTACGGGAGGATTCTTCCGTGATGGGAAGCCATTGCCGTGGTGATGAGATGTGGTGAAAATAAAAAGCCACTGCAGGGGCTTTTTATTTTCAAACAAGGATCACATATCCTTAAAAATTTCAGCAATAGCGTTTTTCAGTTCTGAAGCCAGTAAAGGTTTCTTTAACAGTTTCAGCACCATCGGGTTTGCATAGGTACGACTGAGGTCTCCATAATCGAGAGATGACGATACCATGATGATATGGCACTGTGATTTGATCTTTGCAGGATAGGCGTAAAATGCTTCCAGGAATTCAAAGCCATCCATCTCCGGCATTTGTATGTCCAGCAGCAATACTGTGGGCGGTATTTTCGGCAGGGTGATATTAGAAGACAGGAATTCAAGCGCCTTGTTTGCGTTGTTAAAGGCAAGCACAGTTCTGCTGATCTGTTGCAGCGTGATAAGTCGCTCGTGCAGCAGCAGATCTACTTCATTGTCATCTATCAGTATTACACGTAAATCAGGAATCGAAATCATTTCTGTTGGGAATGCTTATTTCAAATTGTGTACCTTCTCCATATTTTGATTCAACGTTGATAGTACCGCCAATTTTATTCAGCGCTTCTTTTACAATATACAAACCAATACCACTTCCTGGTTTATTATTATTTTTTGAACGGAAGAACATCTTGAAGATGTTGTTGAGATGTTCACTAAGTATTCCTATTCCATTATCTTCTATGGACAGGGTAGCTTTATGAGGCTCTACCTTCACTGACAGTATCACTTTCGGATGACTCTCATCCGGTTTCTGATATTTCACAGCGTTCGAGATCAGGTTATTCAGAATAACACTGATACGGAAAGTATCTCCCTTGAAATCTACCGGCTGATCTACGTTCACCTGGAACTGGATAGCCGTGTTCTGATGACGGAAGGATGCGATACATTCCTGGATGAGATGTTCAAAGTCGATCTTTTCATATTCCACATCCAGCCTTGAATTGCGGTAATATTCTATGATCTTCTGTATGAATCCGTCCAGTTTGAGGATGCATGCTTCAATCATGTTAAGATAACCGTTGGGGTCGGTCACCGAGTTGTCGAGCCGGCTCAGGTTAATGATACCGAGCACAGACATGAGTGGTGAACGGAGGTCATGTGAAGTGGAGTAGATAAAGCGGTTGAGCTCATCATTGATCTTTTCCAGTTCCAGGATCTTTTCCTTCAGCTGTTTGCGGGTAGAATATATTTCGAATGCGTTGTTAATGGTGCGGTGCAGTTCATGTTCATCCCATGGCTTCTTGATGTAGGAGAAGATATGCCCTTTGTTGATGGCATCGATAATATCTTCTACATCCGTATAACCTGTCAGGAGAATACGCATGGGGTCGGGGAGCGTATCCTTTATTTCGTTAAAGAATTCAACTCCTGTAGACACGGGCATTTTCTGGTCTGCAATGATGATGTGGACATCAATGCTTTTCAATAGTTGTTTGCCTTCCTGGGCAGAATTGGCGGTGTAAATTTCATAACTTCTGCGGAACCCGGCTTTAAAAGCATTGAGGTTATGAACTTCATCGTCAATGTACAAAATCCTGATACGGTTGTCTTTCATCCATTTTGGTTTTGTCCGCAGGTTCAACTTTCAGGTTGATCAAATGGATTATCCTGCGTGGGTATACTAAGACGCATGAGCGGTTACGCTCATAGGTAAATATATAATAAATTCTGCACCTTTGTCAGGGGCTGTGACCACCTCTATGCGCCCGGCGTGCTTTTCAACAATACTGAACACGATTGAAAGTCCGAGACCGGTGCCTTCACCGACATCTTTGGTGGTGAAGAATGGGTCGAAGATCTTTTCTTTCACTTTTTCCGTCATACCGGGGCCTGTGTCTTTTATACTGATCAGGGCAAGTCCGTTCTCTTCCCTGGTCGTAATGGTTACCGTCTCTTCACGGTCTTTGTTGTTTGTTTTTATGGCGTTAAAGGCGT from Chitinophaga filiformis carries:
- a CDS encoding winged helix-turn-helix transcriptional regulator, coding for MRKETSTNTLNAKELYETCGMAIAVRILGGRWKPGIIWHLGHNRVRYSQLKALIPNISERMLVQQLKELEKYGFVERFAFPEVPPRVEYALSEEGKTLLPIVQSLADWGNAQREKIKIPV
- a CDS encoding SDR family NAD(P)-dependent oxidoreductase produces the protein METRNIALITGVGRKEGLGYETARQLARLGYKVVITARDHRKAEQLAAMMLHEHLDAIAMELDTTDADSVNRCERQVTERFGRLDVLINNAGVMTDLTSTIATANLELVKSCFDSNVFGPWQVTQAFLPLLRRSAQPRIVNVTSGMGSYDDPDFGLHHFPGALSTYALTKLTFNALTVKAAKELKDERILVNAVCPGFTATYEGLKEQGARPVEDGAKSIVWAATLAADGPTGGFFRDGKPLPW
- a CDS encoding two-component system response regulator, coding for MISIPDLRVILIDDNEVDLLLHERLITLQQISRTVLAFNNANKALEFLSSNITLPKIPPTVLLLDIQMPEMDGFEFLEAFYAYPAKIKSQCHIIMVSSSLDYGDLSRTYANPMVLKLLKKPLLASELKNAIAEIFKDM
- a CDS encoding hybrid sensor histidine kinase/response regulator, with product MKDNRIRILYIDDEVHNLNAFKAGFRRSYEIYTANSAQEGKQLLKSIDVHIIIADQKMPVSTGVEFFNEIKDTLPDPMRILLTGYTDVEDIIDAINKGHIFSYIKKPWDEHELHRTINNAFEIYSTRKQLKEKILELEKINDELNRFIYSTSHDLRSPLMSVLGIINLSRLDNSVTDPNGYLNMIEACILKLDGFIQKIIEYYRNSRLDVEYEKIDFEHLIQECIASFRHQNTAIQFQVNVDQPVDFKGDTFRISVILNNLISNAVKYQKPDESHPKVILSVKVEPHKATLSIEDNGIGILSEHLNNIFKMFFRSKNNNKPGSGIGLYIVKEALNKIGGTINVESKYGEGTQFEISIPNRNDFDS